TGAGCCCTTCCTTCAACTAATTACGCGTAAACGAATGAGAGAGAGTCTCAAGGAGAGGAAAATGAAAAAGATTTTGTTGCCGGTTTTTATGGGAATCGTTGTGCTGTCGCTGTATGTTTCTGCCGCCGGAGAACCCTCCACGGCCCCTGAATGGAGCATCAACGCCACAGCCATTGAAGCTTGCAGCTGTCCCATGTTCTGCCAGTGTTACTTCAATACACAACCCGCCGCACATGATCACCATGGCGAGAAGAAGCACTTTTGCAAGGCGAATCTTGCCTACAAAGTGAATAAAGGACATTATGGCGCGCTCAAATTAGATGGATTGAAATTCTGGCTCACGGATGATCTGGGTGGGGATTTCTCGCAAGGCAAAATGGACTGGACAATCCTTACGTTTGACAAATCGATGACAAAAGAACAACGCGATGCGATTCTGTTTATCTACAAAAAACTTTTCCCCGTTCAGTGGAACTCTTTTGAAACTGCAGAAGGTGTGATCGACAAATGGGAATTCAACAGGGATATGGCTGTCGCGACACTGGACGGCGGCAAGACCGCGGAAATCCGTCTGAAACG
The window above is part of the bacterium genome. Proteins encoded here:
- a CDS encoding DUF1326 domain-containing protein, giving the protein MKKILLPVFMGIVVLSLYVSAAGEPSTAPEWSINATAIEACSCPMFCQCYFNTQPAAHDHHGEKKHFCKANLAYKVNKGHYGALKLDGLKFWLTDDLGGDFSQGKMDWTILTFDKSMTKEQRDAILFIYKKLFPVQWNSFETAEGVIDKWEFNRDMAVATLDGGKTAEIRLKRFPGMTNEPVVVHNLKYFGAPRNDGFVLMPNEIETYRVGPKAFEYKGTNGFMITVDMNSKDVAGGSAAGH